CGTGAAGTACGACGCCTCTTGCTCAACCCAGCTTCCGCTTGAGCGGTCAAAACGTCGCGGTGCCACGACCATTCGGAACCGTGCCAGTCGATGCGACTGCTCGTTGCGCTGCTCGTAGACAGTGGAAACCACTGTTCCGATAAGGGCGGTGCTCCCTTGATCCATTGCTCCCCCTTGCTGAGTCCGTACCAACCGTCCTGCGCCCGGTGAGTCAATGGTCGCGACCCGAGCACACCCGACGGGCGAGTCCCGGCCGCCTTGTTGACGGGCAGCTGGGCGGGCGCGACATGTGAATA
The window above is part of the Candidatus Nanopelagicales bacterium genome. Proteins encoded here:
- a CDS encoding single-stranded DNA-binding protein; its protein translation is FTCRARPAARQQGGRDSPVGCARVATIDSPGAGRLVRTQQGGAMDQGSTALIGTVVSTVYEQRNEQSHRLARFRMVVAPRRFDRSSGSWVEQEASYFTVVLARALAANALSCLRRGDPVVVVGRIRVREWEKDGRRGSATEIHANSVGHDLTRGVASFSRPARGPGEANAANGAPRAGVRPARMAAAARTT